One window from the genome of uncultured Tateyamaria sp. encodes:
- the ilvA gene encoding threonine ammonia-lyase IlvA, translating to MSFQDDARAGEQAMRAVFPATPLLRNEVLSERFGADIWLKREDLSPVRSYKLRGAFNAMRKVMTDSAVFVCASAGNHAQGVAFMCKHFGVQGVIFMPVTTPQQKIMKTQMFGGAHVEVRLTGDYFDDTLASAQAFCAEAGAHFLSPFDDEDVIEGQASVAVEIEAQLNRLPDHIVLPVGGGGLSAGTRSYFEDRVRYTFVEPSGAPSLARAIATGAPIDVSPINTFVDGAAVATIGARTFARLQSADPSDIIDIPEDRICTTIIDMLNIEGIVLEPAGALAIEALKDIAHDIRGKTVVCVTSGGNFDFERLPEVKERAQRYSGVKKYFILRMPQRPGALKDFLNILGPDDDIARFEYLKKSARNFGSVLIGIETRRPENFDRFLSELDAGGFTYTDITNDETLAQFVI from the coding sequence ATGAGCTTCCAGGACGATGCACGCGCCGGAGAACAGGCCATGCGCGCGGTGTTTCCGGCCACGCCCCTGTTGCGGAACGAGGTGCTGTCGGAAAGGTTCGGCGCAGACATCTGGCTAAAACGCGAGGATCTGAGCCCGGTCCGGTCCTACAAGTTGCGCGGCGCGTTCAATGCAATGCGCAAGGTGATGACCGACAGCGCCGTCTTTGTCTGTGCCAGTGCGGGGAACCATGCACAGGGCGTCGCCTTCATGTGCAAGCATTTCGGTGTGCAGGGCGTGATTTTCATGCCAGTGACGACCCCACAGCAGAAAATCATGAAGACCCAGATGTTTGGAGGCGCGCATGTCGAGGTGCGTCTGACCGGCGACTACTTTGATGACACGTTGGCGTCTGCCCAAGCCTTTTGTGCTGAAGCGGGCGCGCATTTCCTGTCGCCCTTTGATGATGAGGACGTGATTGAAGGCCAGGCCTCGGTCGCGGTCGAGATCGAGGCGCAATTGAACCGTCTGCCGGATCACATCGTTCTGCCCGTGGGCGGTGGAGGATTGTCGGCGGGCACGCGCAGCTATTTCGAAGATCGCGTGCGCTATACATTTGTCGAGCCTTCAGGCGCGCCGTCCCTGGCCCGCGCAATTGCGACAGGTGCCCCGATCGATGTGTCTCCGATCAATACGTTTGTTGACGGGGCCGCGGTGGCGACGATTGGTGCACGCACCTTTGCACGCCTGCAATCCGCGGACCCGTCCGATATCATCGACATCCCCGAAGACCGCATTTGCACCACGATCATCGACATGCTGAATATCGAAGGGATCGTCCTTGAACCCGCCGGTGCCCTTGCGATCGAGGCCCTGAAGGATATCGCGCATGACATTCGGGGCAAGACCGTTGTCTGCGTGACCTCTGGCGGCAACTTTGATTTTGAACGGTTGCCTGAGGTAAAAGAGCGTGCACAACGGTATTCGGGTGTCAAAAAGTACTTTATCCTGCGTATGCCGCAGCGGCCTGGCGCCTTGAAGGATTTCCTGAACATCCTTGGCCCGGACGACGATATCGCCCGGTTTGAGTATTTGAAGAAGTCGGCCCGAAATTTCGGATCCGTCCTTATTGGCATCGAAACAAGGCGACCGGAAAATTTTGACCGGTTCCTGTCAGAGTTGGATGCGGGTGGGTTCACTTACACGGACATAACCAATGATGAGACACTGGCGCAGTTCGTGATCTAG
- a CDS encoding argininosuccinate synthase encodes MSAPKKVVLAYSGGLDTSIILKWLQTEYGCEVVTFTADLGQGEELEPARKKAEMMGASAIYIEDVREEFVRDFVFPMFRANALYEGLYLLGTSIARPLISKRLVEIAAAEGADAVAHGATGKGNDQVRFELAAYALNPEIKVIAPWREWDLTSRTKLIDFAEKNQIPIAKDKRGEAPFSVDANLLHTSSEGKVLEDPAVDAPDYVYQRTVAPEDAPETPEYIEIGFEKGDAVSINGETMSPATVLTKLNELGGKHGIGRLDLVEGRFVGMKSRGIYETPGGTILLEAHRGIEQITLDRGAAHLKDELMPRYAELIYNGFWFSPEREMLQALIDKSQEHVTGTVRLKLYKGLARTVGRWSDHSLYSEAHVTFEDDAGAYDQKDAAGFIQLNALRLKLLAARDRRLK; translated from the coding sequence ATGAGCGCACCCAAGAAAGTTGTGCTGGCCTATTCCGGCGGCCTCGACACTTCGATCATCCTGAAATGGCTGCAAACGGAATATGGCTGCGAGGTCGTGACCTTTACTGCCGATCTGGGCCAGGGCGAGGAACTGGAACCTGCACGCAAGAAGGCCGAGATGATGGGCGCTTCGGCCATCTATATCGAGGACGTGCGCGAAGAATTCGTGCGCGACTTTGTCTTCCCGATGTTCCGCGCCAACGCGCTGTACGAAGGACTGTACCTGCTGGGCACGTCCATCGCGCGCCCGCTGATCTCAAAACGGCTGGTCGAGATTGCTGCGGCCGAGGGGGCAGATGCCGTGGCGCACGGCGCAACCGGCAAGGGCAACGACCAGGTGCGGTTCGAACTGGCCGCCTACGCGCTTAACCCCGAAATCAAGGTGATCGCCCCCTGGCGCGAATGGGATTTGACCAGCCGGACCAAGCTGATCGACTTTGCAGAAAAGAACCAGATCCCGATTGCCAAGGACAAACGCGGCGAAGCCCCCTTCAGCGTGGACGCGAACCTGCTGCACACCTCGTCCGAGGGCAAAGTGCTGGAGGACCCGGCTGTTGACGCACCCGACTATGTTTACCAGCGGACCGTCGCGCCCGAGGATGCGCCCGAAACGCCCGAATACATCGAAATCGGGTTCGAAAAGGGCGATGCAGTCTCTATCAACGGGGAAACGATGTCTCCGGCCACGGTTCTGACCAAGCTGAACGAACTGGGCGGAAAGCATGGCATCGGTCGTCTGGACCTTGTCGAGGGTCGGTTTGTCGGGATGAAATCGCGCGGCATCTACGAGACGCCGGGCGGCACGATCCTTCTGGAAGCGCATCGCGGGATTGAACAGATCACCCTTGACCGAGGTGCTGCGCACCTCAAGGACGAACTGATGCCACGTTATGCCGAACTGATCTATAATGGTTTCTGGTTCTCGCCCGAGCGTGAAATGCTTCAGGCCCTGATCGACAAAAGCCAGGAACACGTGACCGGCACTGTGCGCCTGAAGCTGTACAAGGGTCTGGCGCGCACGGTTGGCCGTTGGTCCGATCACAGCCTTTATTCCGAAGCGCATGTGACGTTCGAGGACGACGCGGGCGCTTATGATCAGAAGGATGCCGCAGGGTTCATTCAACTGAACGCGCTGCGCCTGAAACTGCTGGCAGCGCGCGACCGGCGGCTCAAGTGA
- a CDS encoding HAD family hydrolase: MWSGPRNLSTAMMYSFAARGDTRVVDEPFYAAYLAATGVDHPMRAEVLASQAQDPAAVANSLISPVSEPIFYQKHMTHHMLSSWSGRWMDHVTHVFLIRHPARVIASYARKREAPVLDDLGFEQQARIFDQVGGGIVIDSADIRANPAGMLQLLCHALGIPWTPNMLNWPAGGHAADGVWAAHWYNAVHASTGFDGAEGPLPQLTGRYAELADAAMPRYQALAAHKIT, from the coding sequence ATGTGGTCGGGGCCGCGAAACCTGTCGACCGCGATGATGTACAGCTTTGCAGCGCGCGGCGACACGCGCGTGGTGGACGAGCCGTTTTACGCAGCCTATCTGGCCGCAACTGGCGTCGATCACCCTATGCGTGCTGAGGTGTTGGCGTCACAGGCGCAAGACCCGGCAGCCGTGGCGAATTCGCTGATTTCTCCTGTATCAGAGCCTATTTTTTATCAGAAACACATGACCCATCACATGCTGTCCAGCTGGAGTGGACGTTGGATGGACCACGTGACGCATGTGTTTCTGATCCGTCATCCGGCGCGTGTCATTGCCAGCTATGCCCGGAAACGCGAGGCGCCGGTACTGGACGACTTGGGATTTGAGCAACAAGCGCGCATCTTTGACCAGGTCGGCGGCGGCATCGTCATCGACTCGGCCGATATTCGGGCGAACCCGGCCGGAATGTTACAACTTCTCTGTCATGCGCTTGGTATTCCCTGGACGCCGAACATGCTGAACTGGCCCGCTGGCGGTCATGCCGCAGACGGTGTTTGGGCGGCACATTGGTATAACGCCGTGCATGCATCCACCGGATTCGATGGGGCCGAGGGGCCATTGCCACAATTGACCGGGCGTTATGCCGAATTGGCAGACGCGGCGATGCCCCGTTACCAGGCACTCGCCGCGCACAAGATCACTTGA
- the msrA gene encoding peptide-methionine (S)-S-oxide reductase MsrA: MTSLRTLKTISLGLMIALGLLAQSKTSHAQQLETITVAGGCFWCVEADFEKVSGVTEAVSGFAGGSVANPTYKQVVSGRTGHYEAVQITYDPSKVSAETLYDLFFRSVDPTDAGGQFCDRGDSYRTAIFASPDQKAAAEAAKAEAQADLGQTIVTPILDAAEFYPADGYHQDYYKQSGLILTRFGPKSKANAYKAYREACGRDARVKQLWGDAAPFAGS, from the coding sequence ATGACATCGCTTCGCACTTTGAAAACCATATCGCTGGGCCTGATGATCGCTCTCGGGTTGTTGGCGCAATCGAAAACCAGCCACGCGCAGCAACTGGAAACCATCACCGTGGCCGGTGGGTGTTTTTGGTGTGTGGAGGCTGATTTTGAAAAAGTTTCCGGTGTGACCGAGGCCGTGTCCGGTTTTGCCGGAGGATCCGTTGCCAACCCGACCTACAAGCAGGTCGTGAGTGGCCGCACCGGCCATTACGAAGCGGTTCAAATCACCTATGACCCGTCCAAAGTGTCTGCGGAAACGCTGTATGACCTGTTTTTCCGGTCCGTCGATCCGACCGATGCGGGTGGACAATTCTGTGACCGCGGTGACAGCTATCGCACCGCCATTTTTGCTTCCCCCGATCAAAAGGCCGCCGCTGAGGCGGCAAAAGCCGAAGCGCAGGCAGACCTGGGGCAGACCATCGTGACGCCCATCCTGGACGCAGCCGAATTCTACCCCGCAGACGGTTATCATCAGGATTACTATAAACAGTCGGGCCTGATCCTGACGCGGTTTGGGCCCAAGTCCAAGGCCAACGCGTACAAGGCATATCGGGAAGCCTGCGGGCGCGATGCGCGGGTCAAACAACTATGGGGTGATGCCGCGCCCTTTGCCGGAAGCTAG
- a CDS encoding ribokinase, with translation MAVWNLGSINIDNVYRVPHLPAPGETLGATEFSQGLGGKGANMSVAVARAGARIAHIGAIGRDGKWTAERLMEYGVDTRRIAELPDHATGHANIAVADDGENQIVLYSGSNTAISEQMIGVALAEASPGDTFLIQNETNGQRVGAEMAKQLGLKVVYAAAPFEAEAVRDILPFIDLLVLNQVEAGQLEEALGSPVHALGIADVVVTLGADGCLWLGPSGNEVHVPALAVTPVDTTGAGDTFTGFLVAGLDRGMPMRQALDLATQAGALMVTRLGTADVIPDLKEIEDARFG, from the coding sequence ATGGCGGTCTGGAATCTCGGCTCGATCAACATCGACAATGTGTATCGCGTTCCACACCTGCCAGCACCCGGAGAGACGCTGGGCGCTACAGAGTTCAGTCAGGGTTTGGGTGGCAAGGGCGCCAATATGTCTGTTGCGGTCGCCCGCGCGGGTGCGCGTATCGCGCATATCGGCGCGATTGGGCGTGACGGAAAATGGACTGCTGAGAGGTTGATGGAGTACGGGGTGGACACGCGTCGGATTGCCGAACTTCCGGATCATGCAACCGGCCATGCAAACATCGCGGTTGCTGATGATGGCGAGAACCAAATTGTGTTGTACTCAGGCTCTAATACTGCAATTTCGGAACAGATGATCGGCGTTGCATTGGCCGAAGCGTCGCCGGGCGATACGTTTCTTATCCAAAATGAAACCAACGGCCAGCGCGTCGGCGCAGAGATGGCCAAACAGCTGGGCCTGAAAGTTGTCTATGCAGCGGCCCCTTTCGAAGCCGAGGCCGTGCGCGACATACTGCCCTTCATTGACCTTCTGGTTTTGAACCAGGTCGAGGCCGGGCAGTTGGAAGAGGCGCTGGGCAGTCCCGTGCACGCATTGGGCATTGCGGATGTCGTCGTGACGCTTGGCGCAGATGGGTGTCTTTGGCTTGGTCCCTCCGGCAACGAAGTTCATGTGCCAGCACTTGCTGTCACGCCGGTGGACACCACGGGCGCGGGCGACACGTTCACCGGCTTTCTTGTCGCGGGTCTGGATCGGGGCATGCCCATGCGTCAGGCGCTGGATCTGGCGACGCAAGCGGGCGCATTGATGGTGACGCGTCTTGGTACAGCCGACGTAATCCCCGACCTCAAAGAGATCGAGGATGCAAGGTTCGGCTAG
- a CDS encoding NADP-dependent malic enzyme has protein sequence MSKTKVTPEEALAFHMEPTPGKFEIQPTVPMTTQRDLSLAYSPGVAVPCEAIAENPETAYDYTNKGNLVAVISNGTAVLGLGNLGALGSKPVMEGKSVLFKRFADVNSIDIELDTEDPDAFCQAVRLMGPTFGGINLEDIKAPECFIIEQRLKEEMDIPVFHDDQHGTAVICAAGLINALHISGKKIEDVKIVLNGAGAAGIACIELLKSMGARHDNCIVCDTKGVIYQGRTEGMNQWKSAHAVKTELRSLEEAMKGADVFLGVSVKGAVTPAMVETMADNPVIFAMANPDPEITPEEAHEVRMDAIVATGRSDYPNQVNNVLGFPYLFRGALDINARAINDEMKIACAHALAALAREDVPDEVALAYGKSLSFGRDYIIPTPFDPRLIHRIPPAVARAGMDTGAARRPIIDMDAYELSLKSRMDPTASILTGINARARAAQARMIFAEGDDPRVLRAAVMYQRNGFGKSLVVGRQEDVKAKLETAGLGDAVRELEIVNAANTTHLDAYKSHLYDRLQRRGFDRQDIHRLAARDRHVFSALMLAHGHGDGIVTGATRKSAHILDRINHVFDADASSKAAGITALVHKGRIVFIADTLVHEWPDENDLADIAEQGATVARNMGLEPRVAFVSFSTFGYPVSERAEKMHRAPAVLDARGVDFEYEGEMTVDVALNAQAQAAYPFSRLTGPANILVVPARHSASISVKLMQEMGGATVIGPILAGIGGSIQICSAVSTANDILNMAVLAACKVG, from the coding sequence ATGAGCAAGACAAAGGTCACGCCGGAAGAAGCGCTGGCGTTCCACATGGAACCCACGCCGGGCAAGTTCGAAATTCAGCCGACAGTGCCCATGACGACGCAGCGGGACCTGAGCCTTGCCTATTCCCCGGGCGTTGCGGTGCCGTGCGAAGCGATCGCGGAGAATCCGGAAACGGCCTATGACTATACCAACAAGGGTAACCTTGTGGCAGTGATTTCGAATGGCACGGCTGTGCTGGGTTTGGGCAACCTTGGTGCGTTGGGCTCGAAACCGGTGATGGAGGGTAAGTCGGTCCTGTTCAAACGCTTTGCCGATGTAAATTCCATCGACATTGAGCTGGACACGGAAGACCCGGATGCCTTCTGTCAGGCCGTCAGATTGATGGGCCCCACCTTTGGCGGCATCAATCTAGAGGACATCAAGGCACCCGAATGCTTCATCATCGAACAGCGCCTGAAGGAAGAGATGGACATCCCCGTCTTCCACGATGACCAGCATGGCACCGCCGTGATCTGTGCCGCTGGGTTGATCAACGCGTTGCACATTTCGGGGAAAAAGATCGAGGATGTGAAGATTGTCCTGAACGGGGCAGGGGCCGCTGGCATTGCCTGTATCGAGTTGCTGAAATCCATGGGCGCGCGGCACGACAACTGCATCGTGTGCGACACCAAGGGCGTGATTTACCAGGGGCGCACCGAAGGGATGAACCAGTGGAAATCGGCGCATGCGGTCAAGACCGAGTTGCGCAGTCTTGAAGAAGCGATGAAAGGCGCGGACGTGTTTCTGGGCGTGTCCGTCAAAGGCGCGGTCACGCCTGCAATGGTAGAAACCATGGCGGACAACCCGGTCATTTTTGCCATGGCGAACCCTGATCCAGAGATTACACCCGAAGAAGCGCACGAGGTCCGGATGGATGCCATCGTGGCCACGGGCCGCAGCGACTATCCGAACCAGGTGAACAACGTGCTTGGTTTCCCCTACTTGTTCCGCGGCGCTTTGGACATCAATGCACGCGCCATCAATGACGAGATGAAGATTGCCTGCGCCCACGCGCTGGCGGCCCTCGCCCGCGAGGATGTGCCGGACGAGGTTGCGCTGGCCTATGGCAAATCGCTGTCCTTTGGTCGCGACTATATCATTCCGACACCGTTTGATCCGCGCCTGATTCACCGCATCCCGCCAGCGGTTGCCCGGGCCGGAATGGATACTGGTGCCGCCCGCCGGCCCATTATCGACATGGATGCGTACGAGTTGAGCTTGAAATCCCGCATGGATCCGACGGCCAGCATCCTGACAGGGATCAATGCCCGGGCCCGCGCTGCACAGGCCCGTATGATTTTTGCCGAAGGGGACGATCCGCGCGTGCTGCGCGCCGCAGTCATGTACCAGCGCAACGGGTTTGGGAAATCGCTGGTCGTCGGGCGTCAGGAAGATGTGAAGGCCAAGCTCGAGACCGCGGGCCTTGGCGATGCCGTGCGCGAACTTGAAATCGTGAATGCGGCCAACACCACGCATCTGGATGCCTACAAGTCGCACCTTTATGACCGCTTGCAGAGACGCGGATTTGATCGGCAGGATATTCACCGGCTTGCCGCGCGGGACCGCCACGTGTTTTCTGCCCTGATGTTGGCGCATGGGCACGGCGACGGGATTGTGACAGGTGCCACGCGCAAGTCCGCGCACATTCTCGACCGGATCAACCATGTCTTTGATGCAGATGCGTCCAGCAAGGCCGCTGGTATTACCGCGCTTGTGCACAAGGGGCGCATCGTCTTTATCGCCGACACGCTGGTGCATGAATGGCCCGATGAAAACGATCTGGCCGATATTGCAGAGCAGGGCGCGACCGTTGCCCGCAATATGGGATTGGAACCGCGCGTGGCCTTTGTGAGCTTTTCGACCTTCGGCTACCCCGTGTCCGAACGTGCGGAAAAGATGCACCGCGCGCCTGCCGTGCTGGATGCACGGGGCGTAGATTTCGAATATGAAGGCGAGATGACGGTGGATGTCGCGCTGAATGCGCAGGCGCAGGCGGCCTATCCCTTTTCGCGGCTTACGGGCCCCGCTAATATCCTTGTGGTTCCGGCCCGCCATTCAGCCAGCATTTCGGTGAAACTGATGCAGGAAATGGGGGGCGCCACGGTGATCGGACCCATCCTTGCCGGGATTGGCGGATCGATCCAGATCTGTTCGGCGGTGTCGACGGCCAATGACATCCTCAACATGGCTGTTCTGGCGGCCTGCAAGGTGGGCTGA
- the mutS gene encoding DNA mismatch repair protein MutS: MSVTPMMAQYLEIKEAHPCALLFYRMGDFYEMFFDDAVAAAEALDIALTKRGKHDGADIPMCGVPVHSAEGYLLTLIRKGFRVAVCEQMESPAEAKKRGSKSVVKRGVVRLVTPGTLTEDTLLEARRHNFLASFADVRGAGALAWVDISTGAFSVMALDLAQLGPELARLAPSELIVTDAKEGELRPLVEDFGISISSLGGAAFDSSAGAARVGALFNVQTLDAFGTFSRAEVGAMGALVEYLEITQKGKLPLLRPPRQDVQARTVQIDAATRRNLELTSALSGGRNGSLLSVIDQTVTAAGARLLERRLSSPSRVLETISYRLDAVQYNTDNQNFTQSARDALRRVPDMDRALSRLSLDRGGPRDLAAIRNGLSQAQTLFDAQPQDLPNLLVHVFKDLQGHSSLIARLEDDLVADPPLLARDGGFIATGCDPELDEARQLRDEGRSVIAQMQQNYAQAASVPSLKIKHNNVLGYFIEVTATHADKMMSPPLNETFIHRQTTANQVRFTTVELSDLETRILNAGGRALEIEKRLYEGLKALVLENAARISQTANALAEIDLTTGLATLALSQGWSKPVLDTSRAFNIEGGRHPVVEHALSQHGGAPFIANDCALNAEDGAAVWLLTGPNMSGKSTFLRQNALIAILAQMGSFVPARSARIGLVSQIFSRVGASDDLARGRSTFMVEMVETAAILNQADDRALVILDEIGRGTATYDGLSIAWATLEHLHDVNKSRALFATHYHELTALAGKLDGVENATVSVKEWDGDVIFLHEVKRGAADRSYGVQVAQLAGLPPAVIARARVVLDALESGERQGGATQKTLIDDLPLFSATPPPQPVKTKDSPVLEMVDAIHPDELTPREALDLIYKLKDAAKS, translated from the coding sequence ATGTCTGTTACGCCCATGATGGCGCAGTATCTCGAAATCAAAGAGGCGCATCCCTGCGCGCTGTTGTTCTATCGCATGGGCGATTTTTACGAGATGTTCTTTGACGACGCCGTCGCAGCGGCTGAGGCGTTGGACATTGCCCTGACCAAGCGCGGCAAACATGACGGTGCCGACATTCCGATGTGTGGTGTCCCTGTGCATTCCGCCGAAGGCTACTTGCTGACCTTGATCCGCAAAGGGTTCCGCGTGGCCGTTTGCGAGCAGATGGAAAGCCCGGCAGAGGCCAAAAAACGCGGCTCGAAATCGGTGGTGAAGCGTGGTGTGGTCCGTCTGGTCACCCCGGGCACGTTGACCGAGGATACGCTGCTTGAAGCGCGGCGGCACAACTTCCTTGCGTCATTTGCCGATGTGCGCGGTGCCGGCGCGCTGGCATGGGTGGACATCTCGACAGGCGCGTTTTCGGTGATGGCGCTTGATTTGGCCCAGTTAGGGCCTGAATTGGCGCGCCTTGCGCCCTCGGAACTGATTGTCACCGACGCCAAAGAGGGTGAATTACGTCCCCTTGTCGAAGACTTCGGCATCTCCATCTCGTCCTTGGGTGGGGCCGCATTTGACAGCAGCGCAGGGGCCGCACGTGTGGGTGCGCTTTTTAATGTACAGACCCTGGATGCATTCGGGACATTCAGCCGTGCAGAGGTTGGCGCCATGGGCGCATTGGTTGAGTATCTGGAAATCACCCAGAAGGGAAAACTGCCTCTGCTGCGTCCGCCCCGGCAAGATGTACAGGCACGCACTGTTCAGATTGACGCCGCTACGCGACGTAACCTTGAATTGACGTCAGCCCTGTCCGGGGGACGTAACGGCTCGCTTTTGTCGGTCATTGACCAGACTGTCACCGCGGCGGGTGCGCGGCTTCTTGAACGGCGTCTGTCTTCGCCGTCGCGCGTCTTGGAGACGATTTCGTACCGATTGGACGCAGTTCAGTACAATACAGACAATCAGAATTTCACACAATCTGCGCGCGATGCACTTAGGCGCGTGCCGGACATGGATAGGGCGCTGTCGCGGCTATCGCTGGATCGTGGTGGCCCGCGCGACCTTGCCGCCATCCGCAACGGGTTGAGCCAGGCCCAGACGCTGTTTGATGCGCAACCGCAGGATTTGCCAAACTTGCTGGTCCACGTGTTCAAGGACCTGCAAGGCCATTCCAGTCTGATCGCGCGATTGGAGGATGATCTGGTCGCTGATCCGCCACTTCTTGCAAGGGACGGTGGATTCATTGCGACAGGCTGCGACCCTGAACTGGATGAGGCGCGCCAACTGCGAGACGAAGGTCGGTCGGTCATTGCGCAGATGCAACAGAACTATGCGCAAGCCGCCAGCGTGCCGTCATTGAAGATCAAGCACAACAATGTCCTGGGCTATTTCATCGAAGTGACCGCGACGCACGCAGACAAGATGATGTCCCCACCGTTGAACGAAACCTTTATCCACCGACAGACCACGGCCAACCAGGTGCGGTTCACGACGGTCGAACTATCGGACCTGGAAACCCGTATTCTGAATGCAGGTGGACGAGCGCTTGAGATTGAAAAGCGTCTCTATGAAGGACTGAAGGCCCTAGTTCTTGAAAATGCAGCACGCATCAGTCAGACCGCAAACGCTCTGGCCGAGATTGATCTGACCACTGGTCTCGCAACACTTGCGCTGTCCCAAGGGTGGAGCAAGCCGGTCCTTGATACATCACGCGCGTTCAATATCGAAGGTGGACGACACCCCGTGGTCGAACACGCCTTGTCCCAACACGGTGGCGCACCTTTCATCGCAAATGACTGTGCCCTGAACGCCGAAGACGGGGCAGCTGTCTGGTTGCTGACTGGGCCGAACATGTCGGGCAAGTCGACCTTCCTACGCCAGAACGCGTTGATCGCCATTCTGGCGCAAATGGGCAGCTTTGTTCCGGCCCGATCTGCACGTATCGGTCTGGTCAGCCAGATTTTCAGCCGTGTTGGCGCGTCAGATGATCTGGCCCGGGGGCGGTCAACATTCATGGTCGAGATGGTTGAAACAGCGGCGATCCTGAACCAGGCGGACGACCGCGCCCTGGTGATCCTGGACGAAATCGGGCGTGGCACAGCCACCTATGATGGCTTGTCCATTGCATGGGCAACGCTTGAACACTTGCATGACGTGAACAAGTCGCGCGCCCTGTTCGCGACGCATTACCACGAATTGACAGCGCTTGCAGGCAAGTTGGACGGGGTCGAAAACGCGACCGTGTCGGTCAAGGAGTGGGATGGAGACGTCATTTTCCTGCACGAGGTAAAACGCGGTGCTGCGGACCGGTCATATGGAGTGCAAGTTGCGCAGCTGGCAGGACTGCCACCAGCGGTGATTGCGCGGGCCAGGGTTGTTTTGGACGCACTTGAATCCGGAGAACGCCAAGGCGGCGCCACGCAAAAGACGTTGATTGACGACCTTCCCCTGTTCTCAGCGACGCCGCCCCCGCAGCCTGTCAAAACGAAAGACTCGCCCGTGTTAGAGATGGTGGACGCAATTCATCCTGACGAACTGACGCCACGCGAGGCGCTGGACCTGATCTACAAACTGAAAGACGCGGCCAAATCCTGA
- a CDS encoding nucleotide exchange factor GrpE: MAEPKNDEFLDDIDMAEEEVYADEMAEIDDEALEIDQLRAERDELKDRFMRALADAENARKRSEKDRREAENYGGSKLARDMLPVYDNMKRALESATDEQREVSGALLEGVELTMRELLNVFKKHGIERISPEVGDAFDPQLHQAMFEAPVPGTKAGEIIQVSAEGFMLHDRLLRPAQVGVSSMPAS; the protein is encoded by the coding sequence ATGGCTGAGCCGAAGAACGACGAATTCCTCGACGATATCGATATGGCCGAGGAAGAAGTCTATGCCGATGAAATGGCAGAGATTGATGATGAAGCGCTTGAAATCGATCAGTTGCGTGCTGAGCGCGACGAATTGAAAGACCGCTTCATGCGCGCGCTCGCGGATGCGGAGAATGCGCGCAAGCGGTCCGAGAAGGACCGTCGCGAGGCCGAGAATTATGGCGGATCCAAGCTGGCGCGTGACATGCTGCCTGTCTACGACAACATGAAGCGCGCACTCGAATCCGCGACCGATGAACAGCGTGAAGTGTCCGGCGCCTTGCTTGAAGGTGTCGAATTGACGATGCGCGAGCTGCTCAATGTATTCAAGAAACACGGAATCGAACGGATCTCGCCCGAAGTTGGCGACGCCTTTGATCCCCAACTTCACCAAGCCATGTTTGAAGCGCCCGTACCGGGCACCAAGGCGGGCGAGATCATTCAGGTGTCTGCCGAAGGGTTCATGTTGCACGACCGTTTGCTGCGTCCCGCGCAGGTCGGCGTGTCATCGATGCCCGCCAGTTAG